Within the Pseudocalidococcus azoricus BACA0444 genome, the region TAGGCTCCCTCTAAGTTCACCTGGGTCAAATTAGCACGATTCAAACGGGCAAATAAGAGATTGGTTTGTTCTAAGTTGGCCTGCTGAAAATTGGCCTGGCGTAAATCTGTATATTGCAAATCGGCTCCGGCTAAATCCGCGCCTTGAAAATTGGCCTGGTTGAAGAGGGAATGTCGCAGGGAAGCCATGATCAGTTTTGTTTGACTCAGGTTGGCCTGGCGGAGATTGGTGCGATCCATATAAACCGCTGTTAGGTTAGCCCCACTCAAGTTAGCCCCTTGCAGATTGGCCTGGGTGAGAACCGCATTGCTCAGGTCGGCCCCACTGAGGTTGGCATTGGTTAGGTTGGCCCCAGAAAAGTTATAGCCCTTTAAGTCAGCCCCACTCAAATCACAGCTAGGACAGGTATTTGTCGTCAATAATTGGGCCACATGATCCGGATTAGCCGCCAAAGCACTACTTGTCCAGGCCAGGCCAACGCCTAACAATCCGATCACAGTTTGGGGTAATCCCTTCATCTCAAACCTCATCCTTTCTTTCCCCTCTTATTTAATCTTAATTTCCGCATTTCGTCAGGGGGATAGGTCAGAATCTTATTCTGGCGCAAACCAAGTTTAATTTTTAGATTGAAGCTTGAAAATACCATGCCAATTGCCTAGCCCAATTCAATTGGCCGCTCTAAGGCTGTAGCAATACCATAAGGACAATCTTTCGGAAAATCTAAATTCGTCTCCTTTAGTGCGTCCAAACGAGCATTATCATAAACCTCCATAACCCATTCATCAGTTAAATAACGTTTCAAGCTGGGACTATCCTTAAGATAAAAGCGGATATTGTTGCGTTCCCGTTGTATCGTCAGTTGCCAACTCCGAGATCCTCTTTGGGGCTGATAATCCCACTTGAGAAGATGATGGACAATCAACCGCAGACTACTTAACAGTCGATCTCGCTCCCGTTTAGACAAGTCCCGCACCTCCTCCACCAAGTTTTCAATGTCTAAATCCGTAAATCGCCCCTGATCCAACAGGTCTGCCATTGTTTCTGCCCACAGACTAAAATCGCTCTCATACAAGGGTTTGCTTGATTTTTCCATGTTGATCATCCGTTATGGTTTCCTGATATAGCGTTACTCATTTCGGGTGAGATGGAGACAAGTCAGACAATACTATGTGAACAGTCTTTTTGAAATTTCTACTCTCTCAGAGCAGCCTCGTAACGCTATAGTGGCTAATTCCTTAATTTTAGACTGCCCTTCCTAGGAGCATTGAGACTAACGGCCTAACTCTTTTTTGAGTCGCGCTAACTCCGATAGAAGGGAATTACTTTGTAGTTTTTGAGGTGGCTCAACATCTGGGTTTTGTGGT harbors:
- a CDS encoding DUF29 domain-containing protein, translating into MEKSSKPLYESDFSLWAETMADLLDQGRFTDLDIENLVEEVRDLSKRERDRLLSSLRLIVHHLLKWDYQPQRGSRSWQLTIQRERNNIRFYLKDSPSLKRYLTDEWVMEVYDNARLDALKETNLDFPKDCPYGIATALERPIELG
- a CDS encoding pentapeptide repeat-containing protein — protein: MKGLPQTVIGLLGVGLAWTSSALAANPDHVAQLLTTNTCPSCDLSGADLKGYNFSGANLTNANLSGADLSNAVLTQANLQGANLSGANLTAVYMDRTNLRQANLSQTKLIMASLRHSLFNQANFQGADLAGADLQYTDLRQANFQQANLEQTNLLFARLNRANLTQVNLEGAYQPKMPYRLMFH